A window from Centropristis striata isolate RG_2023a ecotype Rhode Island chromosome 4, C.striata_1.0, whole genome shotgun sequence encodes these proteins:
- the c1qtnf5 gene encoding complement C1q tumor necrosis factor-related protein 5 — translation MTSLRLLPLLNSLLLLQVHLSNQLEDNKIPPSLCTGHPGIPGSPGAHGGPGQPGRDGRDGRDAAPGEKGQQGDRGDPGETGVRGLTGDRGDSGLKGERGQPGECAVAPKSAFSVKLSDGLTLPLTAGDVVRFDKVVINEQGDYNSETGRFTCKVPGVYYFAVHATVYRASLQFDLMKNAHAVASYFQFYGNWPKPASLSGGTLLHLIPGDQVWVQMALSEYNGFYSSSKTDSTFTGFLVYSDWKNSAVFA, via the exons ATGACCTCACTCCGGCTGTTGCCCTTGTTGAActcccttcttctcctccaAGTCCATCTTTCCAACCAGTTAGAAGACAACAAGATTCCTCCCAGTCTGTGTACTGGTCACCCTGGCATCCCGGGTTCTCCTGGAGCTCATGGCGGTCCTGGTCAGCCAGGGAGAGACGGGAGGGACGGGAGAGATGCTGCTCCTGGGGAGAAGGGACAGCAGGGGGACAGGGGAGACCCAG GTGAGACAGGAGTGCGAGGCCTGACCGGGGACAGAGGTGATTCAGGACTAAAGGGGGAGAGGGGGCAGCCAGGAGAGTGTGCAGTGGCCCCCAAATCAGCCTTCAGCGTCAAACTCTCCGACGGCCTCACTCTACCACTCACTGCGGGCGATGTCGTCCGCTTCGACAAAGTCGTGATCAACGAACAGGGCGACTACAACTCAGAGACGGGGCGCTTCACCTGTAAAGTACCAGGAGTTTATTACTTTGCTGTCCACGCCACAGTTTACCGCGCCAGCCTCCAGTTTGACCTGATGAAAAACGCACACGCGGTGGCatcttattttcagttttacggCAACTGGCCCAAACCGGCATCTCTGTCAGGCGGTACACTGCTCCACCTAATCCCTGGTGACCAGGTGTGGGTCCAGATGGCTCTGTCAGAGTACAATGGATTTTACTCCAGCTCCAAGACAGACAGCACCTTCACCGGCTTCCTGGTGTACTCAGACTGGAAAAACTCTGCAGTGTTTGCATGA
- the rnf26 gene encoding E3 ubiquitin-protein ligase RNF26 has product MGLVNFVISTVGKCLDAVCLLLDLNFVVVHTVVQTVLAVITFINSLPSLLLSSIMELGNLTVFSLVSMAEATTNVAHGTVTMLGSLVLALEGLLESLKMVGYLSMHVLLRGKEQLCRGLLSLLEGCGIAVSLVVYFTNTLVNFALIATQNIYSVLVSVWQTVSSPLQKVLELTLTSFTFLYSSLVGTSAFLWSPCKLLLDFLVSLVHMFISVFILNIYGLLLTVTIALTTTAYMNPELTRQAVVQIVDYINSFPALHRLYLALHRLASALQSSPHFVRGSMQRLQRILHHLYMLERGLWQQLSRLSSRLGLALRTQLNRDNRVHGDGDPGEERRDPPDGRAGDGTHQELLDLVIPSSSTDRPLKKQTSLGKDGKSLPAENLLTLLKEQEERKKCVICQDCTKTVVLLPCRHLCLCRDCTNILLRQPIYQQNCPLCRHMILSTMDVYL; this is encoded by the coding sequence ATGGGTTTGGTGAACTTTGTCATCTCCACTGTTGGAAAATGTCTGGACGCCGTGTGTTTGTTGCTGGACCTGAATTTTGTCGTGGTCCACACCGTGGTGCAGACAGTCCTGGCGGTGATCACCTTCATAAACAGCCTGCCCAgcctcctcctcagctccatCATGGAGCTGGGGAACCTCACCGTGTTCTCCCTGGTGTCCATGGCGGAGGCGACGACCAACGTAGCCCACGGCACCGTCACCATGCTGGGGAGCTTGGTGTTGGCTCTGGAGGGGCTGCTGGAGAGCCTGAAGATGGTGGGCTACCTGTCCATGCACGTCCTGCTCCGTGGGAAGGAGCAGCTGTGTCGAGGGCTGCTGTCGCTGCTGGAGGGCTGCGGCATCGCTGTCAGCCTGGTGGTCTATTTCACCAACACCCTGGTCAACTTTGCCCTCATTGCCACCCAGAACATCTACTCAGTGCTGGTTAGCGTGTGGCAGACGGTGTCCAGCCCGCTGCAGAAGGTGCTGGAGCTCACGCTGACCTCCTTCACCTTCCTCTACAGCAGCCTGGTTGGGACTTCAGCGTTCCTGTGGTCACCCTGCAAACTGCTGTTGGACTTCCTCGTCTCGCTAGTTCATATGTTCATCAGCGTCTTCATATTGAACATCTACGGACTCCTGCTCACTGTTACTATTGCTCTCACTACCACTGCCTACATGAATCCAGAGCTGACCCGACAGGCTGTCGTGCAAATTGTGGATTACATCAACTCTTTCCCTGCCTTGCACAGACTCTATCTAGCTCTTCACCGCCTCGCTTCAGCCTTGCAGAGCTCCCCGCACTTTGTACGTGGCTCCATGCAGCGTCTGCAAAGAATACTCCATCACCTCTACATGCTAGAGAGAGGACTTTGGCAGCAACTGTCTCGACTCAGCAGCCGGCTAGGTCTGGCTCTGAGGACGCAGCTCAACAGGGACAACAGAGTACACGGCGATGGCGACCCCGGAGAGGAGAGACGCGACCCGCCGGACGGAAGAGCAGGCGATGGAACCCACCAGGAGCTGCTGGATTTAGTTATCCCCTCATCAAGCACAGACAGACCGCTAAAGAAGCAGACGTCTTTAGGCAAAGACGGTAAATCTCTGCCTGCTGAGAATCTGCTGACTCTActgaaggagcaggaggagaggaagaagtgtGTGATCTGTCAGGACTGTACCAAGACGGTGGTGCTGCTGCCGTGCAGGCATCTCTGCTTGTGTAGAGACTGTACGAACATCCTGCTGAGGCAGCCCATATACCAACAGAACTGCCCGCTCTGTCGGCACATGATACTCAGCACTATGGACGTGTATCTATGA